In Desulfonatronospira thiodismutans ASO3-1, a single window of DNA contains:
- a CDS encoding vitamin B12-dependent ribonucleotide reductase produces MKIMPMPQDLPEPVLTPNAKTVLSKRYLRKGDDGQPLEDFKTMFWRVAASVAGEEDKYQESSYNSLDLGRSFYQLLVEGKFLPNSPTLMNAGTDLGQLAACFVLPVGDSMDEIFDSIKNAALIHKSGGGTGFSFSRLRPKDSRVGSTGGIASGPLSFLKIFNTATEQVKQGGTRRGANMGILRVDHPDIMDFIRAKERDGELNNFNLSVALTEKFMQSVESGSDYSLTAPQNNQETERLNAREVFSLLVHKAWESGDPGIIFLDRINKDNPTPGLGEMESTNPCGEQPLLPYEACNLGSINLDRFYSPTAEGGIDWEGLREAVHLSVRFLDNVIDLSRYPLERITEMVHKTRKIGLGVMGFADLLFQLRVAYDSHRGLQLGEKIMEFVQRESRSASRILAQERGPFPEYEHSIYARQNLGPYRNATTTTIAPTGTLSIIAGCSSGIEPIFALSFTRQVLDGERLLEVNPHLEEALKNTRSYSDKLMEDVAKKGSIKQMEHLDQDLRDVFVTAMDVPAQYHLKMQAAFQKYTDNAVSKTVNLPFDATQEDVWQIYWMAYEMGCKGVTVYRDGCRAEQVLSTQDGEKARQDRASGKKSIRERPEVVYGFTQKVKTGLGELYLTVNEVDGKPFEVFATIGRSGRSITAKAEAIGRLVSLALRSGIDVKDVVKQIKGIGGEHPVFQKKGLLLSIPDAVGWVLENRYLQGHSFKSDINGLNKPSCPECAAELLFQEGCFVCQACGYTKCG; encoded by the coding sequence ATGAAGATAATGCCCATGCCCCAGGATTTGCCTGAACCGGTGCTGACCCCCAACGCCAAGACCGTACTGTCCAAGAGGTACCTGCGCAAGGGCGATGACGGACAGCCCCTGGAGGATTTCAAAACCATGTTCTGGCGAGTAGCCGCCAGCGTGGCCGGTGAGGAGGATAAATACCAGGAATCGTCTTACAACAGCCTGGACCTGGGCCGCAGTTTCTATCAATTACTGGTGGAAGGCAAGTTTTTACCCAATTCCCCCACCCTTATGAATGCCGGGACCGATCTGGGACAGCTGGCGGCCTGCTTTGTCCTGCCGGTGGGCGATTCCATGGACGAGATTTTCGACAGCATCAAGAACGCCGCCCTGATCCACAAGTCCGGGGGCGGAACCGGATTTTCCTTTTCCCGACTGCGGCCCAAGGACAGCCGGGTGGGTTCCACTGGGGGAATCGCCTCGGGGCCTTTGTCCTTTTTAAAGATTTTTAATACAGCCACGGAGCAGGTCAAGCAGGGCGGGACCCGGCGCGGGGCCAACATGGGTATTCTGCGGGTGGATCATCCGGATATCATGGATTTTATCCGGGCCAAGGAGCGCGACGGAGAGCTGAACAACTTCAACCTCTCAGTGGCCCTGACCGAAAAATTCATGCAGTCCGTGGAGTCCGGAAGCGATTATTCCCTGACAGCACCGCAGAACAACCAGGAAACAGAAAGGCTCAATGCCAGGGAGGTCTTTTCCCTGCTGGTGCACAAGGCCTGGGAGTCAGGCGATCCCGGAATAATTTTTCTGGACCGCATCAACAAAGACAATCCCACGCCGGGACTGGGGGAAATGGAAAGCACCAATCCCTGCGGGGAACAGCCCCTTCTTCCTTACGAAGCCTGCAACCTGGGCTCCATAAACCTGGACAGGTTCTACTCCCCCACGGCCGAGGGCGGCATCGACTGGGAGGGACTGCGAGAAGCCGTGCACTTGAGCGTGCGTTTTCTGGACAATGTAATAGACCTGTCCAGGTATCCGCTGGAGCGCATTACAGAGATGGTGCACAAGACAAGGAAGATCGGCCTGGGAGTAATGGGATTTGCAGATCTTTTGTTTCAGCTCAGGGTGGCTTACGACAGTCACCGGGGGCTGCAGCTGGGTGAGAAAATAATGGAGTTCGTGCAGCGCGAATCCAGGTCCGCCTCCAGGATACTGGCCCAGGAAAGGGGGCCTTTTCCCGAATACGAACATTCCATTTACGCCAGGCAGAACCTGGGACCATACCGCAATGCCACCACTACCACCATAGCACCCACAGGCACCCTGTCCATCATTGCCGGATGTTCCTCGGGCATCGAGCCCATTTTCGCCCTTAGCTTCACCCGCCAGGTGCTGGACGGGGAACGTCTCCTGGAAGTTAATCCGCACCTGGAAGAGGCCCTGAAAAATACCAGGAGCTACAGCGACAAGCTTATGGAGGATGTGGCCAAAAAGGGCAGCATCAAGCAGATGGAGCATCTGGACCAGGACCTAAGAGATGTTTTTGTAACCGCCATGGACGTGCCCGCCCAGTACCACCTGAAAATGCAGGCTGCTTTTCAGAAGTATACGGACAATGCTGTATCCAAGACGGTCAACCTGCCTTTTGATGCCACCCAGGAAGATGTATGGCAGATTTACTGGATGGCTTACGAAATGGGCTGCAAAGGGGTGACGGTCTACCGTGACGGATGCCGGGCGGAGCAGGTTCTGAGCACCCAGGACGGGGAAAAGGCCAGACAGGACCGGGCCTCGGGCAAGAAAAGCATAAGGGAAAGGCCGGAGGTGGTGTACGGGTTCACCCAGAAGGTCAAGACAGGCCTGGGCGAGCTTTATCTGACGGTCAACGAGGTGGATGGCAAGCCTTTTGAGGTCTTTGCCACCATAGGGCGCTCAGGGCGTTCCATTACGGCCAAGGCCGAGGCCATCGGCCGGCTGGTTTCCCTGGCTCTGCGCTCGGGTATAGATGTAAAGGATGTGGTCAAGCAGATCAAGGGGATAGGGGGAGAGCACCCGGTTTTTCAGAAGAAGGGGCTTTTGCTGTCCATCCCGGACGCGGTGGGCTGGGTTTTGGAGAACCGGTACCTGCAGGGCCACAGTTTTAAATCGGACATAAACGGACTTAACAAGCCCAGTTGCCCGGAATGCGCTGCAGAGCTTCTTTTTCAGGAAGGCTGCTTTGTATGC